Proteins from a single region of Nocardioides anomalus:
- a CDS encoding class I SAM-dependent RNA methyltransferase, whose translation MGARFEAVVGPVAHGGHCVARVGEESRVVFVRHALPGERVVLEVTEGTEGDRFWRADAVEVLEASPDRVEPPCPYAGPGLCGGCDFQHVVLPRQRALKAEVVREQLSRLAGLDVAVEVEPVPGEPPHETDGLRWRTRQRYVDLPGGRRGMRKHRSHEVVEVADCLIAGPPATHVVDDLEFGVDDAGFWQVHPGAPSVLVSTVVGMLAARPGERVLDLYAGVGLFARFLAAEVGDPGLVTLVEGDRRACAHAEANVPGATVRHGDVGAVLSALPLEPVDLVVLDPPREGAKRAVVEAVVARAPRAAAYVACDPAALARDVAIFAEHGYRLTALRAFDLFPMTHHVECVALLQPAGT comes from the coding sequence GTGGGCGCACGCTTCGAGGCCGTGGTCGGTCCGGTGGCCCACGGTGGCCACTGCGTCGCGCGGGTGGGCGAGGAGAGCCGCGTGGTCTTCGTGCGGCACGCACTGCCGGGCGAGCGGGTGGTCCTCGAGGTCACCGAGGGCACCGAGGGCGACCGGTTCTGGCGCGCCGACGCGGTCGAGGTGCTCGAGGCGTCGCCGGACCGGGTCGAGCCACCCTGCCCGTACGCCGGCCCCGGGCTCTGCGGCGGCTGCGACTTCCAGCACGTGGTCCTGCCGCGCCAGCGCGCGCTCAAGGCCGAGGTGGTGCGCGAGCAGCTGTCCCGGCTGGCGGGGCTCGACGTCGCGGTCGAGGTGGAGCCGGTCCCCGGCGAGCCGCCCCACGAGACCGACGGGCTGCGCTGGCGCACCCGGCAGCGCTACGTCGACCTGCCCGGCGGGCGCAGGGGGATGCGCAAGCACCGCTCGCACGAGGTCGTCGAGGTGGCCGACTGCCTCATCGCCGGGCCGCCCGCGACGCACGTCGTCGACGACCTGGAGTTCGGTGTGGACGACGCCGGCTTCTGGCAGGTCCACCCGGGGGCGCCGTCGGTGCTGGTCTCGACGGTGGTCGGGATGCTCGCCGCCCGGCCCGGGGAGCGCGTCCTCGACCTCTACGCCGGCGTCGGCCTCTTCGCCCGCTTCCTGGCCGCCGAGGTGGGCGACCCCGGCCTGGTCACGCTCGTCGAGGGCGACCGCCGCGCCTGCGCGCACGCCGAGGCGAACGTCCCCGGCGCCACCGTGCGGCACGGCGACGTCGGCGCCGTGCTGAGCGCGCTGCCGCTCGAGCCGGTGGACCTGGTCGTCCTCGACCCGCCCCGCGAGGGCGCCAAGCGCGCCGTGGTCGAGGCCGTCGTGGCCCGGGCGCCCCGCGCCGCGGCGTACGTCGCCTGCGACCCGGCCGCCCTGGCCCGCGACGTGGCGATCTTCGCCGAGCACGGCTACCGGCTCACCGCGCTGCGCGCCTTCGACCTGTTCCCGATGACGCACCACGTGGAGTGCGTCGCACTCCTGCAGCCTGCAGGAACCTGA
- a CDS encoding arginase family protein, which translates to MSFAVLGVPTSAGAHHAGQDLAPAAFRAAGLVERLGAEDLGDVEGSVWVPDASDATARNLSAVAAVAGRVADAVERAARDDRVLVVLGGDCTLTLGVVAGLRRSGSVALAYVDGDADLNTPETTSSGVLDASGVAHLLGIADNALARVGPVFPLLDEHAVALLGYDPDDVGSVNEQALAARPGLRHATYAELAADPAGLAADARDGLAGERLVVHLDVDVVDGRELALANFPHYGTGVSLEVLRTVLTTLRASDRLAVVVLTEVNPTHDPSGRLVGRYVELLAEALTG; encoded by the coding sequence GTGAGCTTCGCGGTCCTGGGTGTCCCCACCAGTGCGGGCGCCCACCACGCCGGACAGGACCTGGCGCCGGCCGCGTTCCGCGCGGCCGGGCTGGTCGAGCGGCTCGGGGCGGAGGACCTCGGCGACGTCGAGGGCTCGGTGTGGGTGCCCGACGCGTCGGACGCCACCGCCCGCAACCTGAGCGCCGTGGCCGCGGTGGCCGGCCGGGTCGCGGACGCGGTCGAGCGCGCGGCCCGTGACGACCGGGTCCTGGTCGTGCTCGGCGGCGACTGCACGCTGACGCTCGGCGTGGTGGCCGGGCTGCGCCGGTCGGGCTCGGTGGCGCTGGCCTACGTCGACGGCGACGCCGACCTCAACACGCCCGAGACGACCTCGAGCGGTGTGCTCGACGCCAGCGGCGTCGCGCACCTGCTGGGCATCGCCGACAACGCGCTGGCGCGGGTCGGCCCGGTCTTCCCGCTCCTCGACGAGCACGCGGTCGCGCTGCTCGGCTACGACCCCGACGACGTGGGCAGCGTCAACGAGCAGGCCCTGGCGGCGCGACCCGGGCTGCGGCACGCGACGTACGCCGAGCTGGCCGCGGACCCCGCCGGCCTGGCCGCCGACGCCCGGGACGGGCTCGCGGGGGAGCGGCTCGTCGTGCACCTCGACGTCGACGTGGTCGACGGCCGCGAGCTGGCCCTGGCCAACTTCCCGCACTACGGCACCGGGGTGTCGCTCGAGGTGCTGCGCACCGTGCTCACCACCCTGCGGGCCTCGGACCGGCTCGCCGTCGTGGTCCTCACCGAGGTCAACCCGACCCACGACCCGAGCGGCCGGCTGGTCGGGCGGTACGTCGAGCTCCTGGCCGAGGCGCTCACCGGCTGA
- a CDS encoding Type 1 glutamine amidotransferase-like domain-containing protein, which yields MASSPSDTGAYHWRRGPIIEHAIHLAGDPAQPRFCYVGTAAGDSLNGTAGFYRAFAGSEVRASHLELFSMPNVPDVRAHLLAQDVIWVGGGSVANLLAVWRVHGLDEVLRECWEAGVVLGGVSAGSICWYAGGPTDSYGRDLRVSPPALGFLPYGNGVHYDSEAQRRPLLHALVGAGELPTSHATDDGVGLVYEGTELVEAVADRPGVAAYVVERQADGSVTETRVEPRVLT from the coding sequence GTGGCTTCCTCCCCCTCCGACACCGGTGCCTACCACTGGCGGCGCGGCCCGATCATCGAGCACGCGATCCACCTGGCCGGCGACCCGGCGCAGCCCCGGTTCTGCTACGTCGGCACCGCGGCGGGCGACTCGCTGAACGGCACGGCCGGCTTCTACCGCGCCTTCGCCGGCTCCGAGGTCCGCGCGTCGCACCTCGAGCTGTTCTCGATGCCCAACGTCCCCGACGTGCGCGCGCACCTGCTGGCCCAGGACGTGATCTGGGTCGGGGGCGGCTCGGTGGCCAACCTGCTCGCGGTCTGGCGGGTGCACGGCCTCGACGAGGTGCTGCGCGAGTGCTGGGAGGCCGGCGTCGTGCTCGGCGGCGTGTCGGCCGGCTCGATCTGCTGGTACGCCGGCGGCCCGACCGACAGCTACGGCCGCGACCTGCGGGTCTCGCCGCCGGCGCTCGGCTTCCTGCCCTACGGCAACGGCGTGCACTACGACTCCGAGGCGCAGCGCCGGCCGCTGCTCCACGCCCTCGTGGGCGCGGGCGAGCTGCCGACGTCGCACGCCACGGACGACGGCGTCGGGCTGGTCTACGAGGGCACCGAGCTCGTGGAGGCCGTGGCCGACCGGCCCGGCGTCGCGGCGTACGTCGTGGAGCGGCAGGCCGACGGCAGCGTCACCGAGACCCGCGTCGAGCCCCGGGTGCTCACGTGA
- a CDS encoding DUF3710 domain-containing protein yields MKFRRKAQSDPADDVVGADEAQPETGPDRYDGPYDSEDLPPAGDVQRIDLGSLLITAEPQRELRMQVDQASGFVQAVQLVGPDGALELRAFAAPRHGDLWDEVRPQIAAEVAQSGGTATEREGPWGTELVCQVGQRGGAQQLTRIIGINGPRWMLRASLLGAPAARPEEATDWEDSIRRVGVHRGAHALPVGEALPVVMPPQARRVDQA; encoded by the coding sequence GTGAAGTTCCGCCGCAAGGCGCAGTCCGACCCCGCCGACGACGTCGTCGGCGCGGACGAGGCCCAGCCCGAGACCGGTCCCGACCGGTACGACGGCCCCTACGACTCCGAGGACCTGCCCCCGGCCGGCGACGTCCAGCGCATCGACCTCGGCTCCTTGCTCATCACCGCCGAGCCGCAGCGCGAGCTGCGCATGCAGGTCGACCAAGCCAGCGGCTTCGTCCAGGCCGTGCAGCTGGTCGGCCCCGACGGGGCGCTGGAGCTGCGGGCGTTCGCCGCGCCGCGCCACGGCGACCTGTGGGACGAGGTGCGCCCCCAGATCGCGGCCGAGGTCGCGCAGTCCGGCGGCACGGCGACCGAGCGGGAGGGCCCCTGGGGCACCGAGCTGGTCTGCCAGGTCGGCCAGCGCGGCGGCGCCCAGCAGCTGACCCGCATCATCGGCATCAACGGCCCGCGCTGGATGCTGCGCGCCTCCCTGCTCGGCGCCCCGGCGGCCCGCCCCGAGGAGGCGACCGACTGGGAGGACAGCATCCGCCGGGTCGGCGTGCACCGCGGCGCCCACGCCCTGCCCGTCGGTGAGGCGCTCCCCGTCGTGATGCCGCCGCAGGCGCGCCGCGTCGACCAGGCCTGA
- a CDS encoding OB-fold nucleic acid binding domain-containing protein: MLRGSLRTVTLRPRAGVPALEAELNDGSGVITVVWLGRRRIAGIEPGRAIEIEGRIGAHDGMRVMYNPRYSLIP, translated from the coding sequence GTGCTGCGCGGGTCGCTGCGCACGGTGACGCTGCGCCCGCGCGCCGGCGTACCCGCCCTCGAAGCGGAGCTCAACGACGGCTCCGGCGTCATCACCGTCGTCTGGCTCGGCCGGCGGCGGATCGCCGGCATCGAGCCGGGCCGGGCCATCGAGATCGAGGGGCGCATCGGCGCCCACGACGGGATGCGCGTCATGTACAACCCGCGCTACTCGCTCATCCCATGA
- a CDS encoding DUF4193 domain-containing protein has protein sequence MATDYDAPRKSDEDQSEESIEELKARRHDKNSGKVDEDEAEAAESFELPGADLSHEELAVEVKPKQEDEFTCMSCFLVHHRSQLADAKKMICFDCA, from the coding sequence ATGGCGACTGACTACGACGCGCCACGCAAGAGTGACGAAGACCAGTCGGAAGAGAGCATCGAAGAGCTCAAGGCTCGTCGCCACGACAAGAACTCCGGCAAGGTCGACGAGGACGAGGCGGAAGCCGCCGAGTCCTTCGAGCTCCCCGGTGCGGACCTCTCGCACGAGGAGCTCGCGGTCGAGGTGAAGCCCAAGCAGGAGGACGAGTTCACCTGCATGAGCTGCTTCCTCGTCCACCACCGGAGCCAGCTTGCCGATGCGAAGAAGATGATCTGCTTCGACTGCGCATAG
- the dut gene encoding dUTP diphosphatase — protein sequence MELPVPVVRLDPDLPLPSYAHPGDAGADLVTAVDVTLAPGERALVPTGIALAVPDGYVALVHPRSGLAARHGLSIVNTPGTVDSGYRGEVKVLLVNLDPADPIELRRGDRVAQLVIQRVERAEFAEVDRLPESVRGDGGYGSTGGFGSTDAGSAST from the coding sequence GTGGAGCTGCCCGTGCCCGTCGTGCGCCTGGACCCCGACCTGCCGCTGCCGTCGTACGCCCACCCCGGCGACGCCGGCGCCGACCTGGTGACGGCGGTCGACGTCACGCTGGCGCCGGGGGAGCGGGCGCTGGTGCCGACCGGGATCGCGCTGGCCGTCCCGGACGGGTACGTCGCGCTGGTGCACCCGCGCTCGGGGCTGGCGGCCCGGCACGGGCTGTCCATCGTCAACACCCCGGGGACCGTCGACAGCGGCTACCGCGGTGAGGTCAAGGTGCTGCTGGTCAACCTGGACCCGGCCGACCCGATCGAGCTGCGGCGCGGCGACCGGGTGGCCCAGCTGGTCATCCAGCGCGTCGAGCGGGCGGAGTTCGCCGAGGTGGACCGGCTCCCCGAGAGCGTGCGAGGAGACGGCGGCTACGGTTCTACCGGAGGTTTCGGGTCCACCGACGCAGGGAGTGCGAGCACGTGA
- a CDS encoding potassium channel family protein translates to MRVAIAGAGAVGRSIARELIQNGHEVLLIDKEPDSIKPERVPDAEWLLADSCELSSLEEARLDRCDVVIAATGDDKVNLVTSLLAKTEFGVPRTVARVNHPNNEWLFSEAWGVDVNVSTPRIMSALVEEAVTVGDLVRLFTFRRGNANLVELTLPADSPYVGQPTGLIPFPDNCALVSILRDGQVYVPDVEQPVESGDELLFVCPEDREDELEMLLAPEEHR, encoded by the coding sequence ATGCGGGTCGCCATCGCCGGGGCCGGCGCCGTGGGCCGCTCCATCGCCCGCGAGCTGATCCAGAACGGGCACGAGGTCCTGCTCATCGACAAGGAGCCGGACTCCATCAAGCCCGAGCGCGTCCCCGACGCCGAGTGGCTGCTGGCCGACTCCTGCGAGCTCTCCTCGCTGGAGGAGGCGCGGCTGGACCGCTGCGACGTGGTCATCGCCGCCACCGGCGACGACAAGGTCAACCTGGTCACCTCGCTGCTGGCCAAGACCGAGTTCGGCGTGCCGCGCACGGTCGCCCGGGTCAACCACCCCAACAACGAGTGGCTGTTCAGCGAGGCGTGGGGCGTGGACGTCAACGTCTCGACACCGCGGATCATGTCGGCGCTGGTCGAGGAGGCGGTGACGGTCGGCGACCTGGTCCGGCTCTTCACCTTCCGCCGCGGCAACGCCAACCTGGTCGAGCTGACGCTGCCCGCCGACTCGCCGTACGTCGGCCAGCCGACCGGGCTCATCCCGTTCCCGGACAACTGCGCGCTGGTCTCGATCCTGCGCGACGGCCAGGTCTACGTGCCCGACGTGGAGCAGCCGGTCGAGTCCGGCGACGAGCTGCTGTTCGTGTGCCCCGAGGACCGCGAGGACGAGCTGGAGATGCTGCTCGCCCCGGAGGAGCACCGCTAG
- a CDS encoding APC family permease: MGVGDVSKRILLGRKLRSSQLGETLLPKKVALPVFASDALSSVAYAPDEVFIMLSMAGVTAYAFSWKIGIAVALVMLTVVASYRQNVHAYPSGGGDYEVATVNLGSTAGVTVGSALLVDYVLTVAVSISSGVQNAASAIGFLSGHEAVVAAVLVLVLMALNLRGVRESGTLFAIPTYGFMAGIIGMALYGLLLGLTGDLPDVESAKLTIVPQPGYEDELTTIGLIVLLARAFSSGCAALTGVEAISNGVPAFRKPKSRNAATTLLLLGTIAITMLLSIIVLARNMGLKYVDPHDIDRLRNADGSHVAKGYDQHTVIAQLAKAIFSDFPPGFYFVIAMTGIILVLAANTAFNGFPVLASILARDGFAPRALGSRGDRLAYSNGIVFLAVMAIILIFAFNAETTRLIQLYIVGVFVSFNLSQLGMIRHWTRNLKSEKNPAVRRRMYRSRAINAFGLGMTAVVFVIVLVTKFLAGAWIAIVAMVVFFLIMRGIRRHYDNVADELAADEEDRIMPTRVHSIVLISKLNKPALRALAFAKATRPNVLEAVYVSIDPADTNRLLEDWDERRLEVPLKVLHSPYRELVRPIVEYATEIRKANPRGVVAVYIPEYVVGRWWEQVLHNQTALRLKGRLLFTPGVMVTSVPYQLRSSQIARERDLRDEFRVRPGDLRRGDVDRRDARR, translated from the coding sequence GTGGGTGTCGGCGACGTCTCCAAGCGGATCCTGCTGGGACGCAAGCTCCGCAGCTCGCAGCTCGGCGAGACGCTGCTGCCCAAGAAGGTCGCGCTGCCGGTCTTCGCCAGCGACGCGCTCTCGTCGGTCGCCTACGCCCCCGACGAGGTCTTCATCATGCTGTCGATGGCGGGCGTCACGGCCTACGCCTTCAGCTGGAAGATCGGGATCGCCGTCGCCCTGGTGATGCTGACCGTCGTCGCGTCGTACCGGCAGAACGTGCACGCCTACCCCAGCGGCGGCGGCGACTACGAGGTGGCCACGGTCAACCTCGGCTCCACGGCGGGCGTGACCGTCGGCAGTGCCCTGCTCGTCGACTACGTCCTCACCGTCGCGGTGTCGATCTCCTCGGGCGTGCAGAACGCCGCCTCGGCCATCGGCTTCCTGTCCGGGCACGAGGCGGTGGTCGCCGCGGTCCTGGTGCTCGTGCTGATGGCGCTCAACCTGCGCGGCGTGCGCGAGTCGGGGACGCTGTTCGCCATCCCGACCTACGGGTTCATGGCCGGCATCATCGGGATGGCGCTCTACGGCCTGCTGCTCGGGCTGACCGGCGACCTGCCCGACGTGGAGAGCGCGAAGCTGACGATCGTGCCGCAGCCCGGCTACGAGGACGAGCTGACCACGATCGGGCTGATCGTGCTGCTGGCCCGCGCGTTCTCCTCCGGCTGCGCGGCGCTCACCGGCGTCGAGGCGATCTCCAACGGCGTGCCGGCGTTCCGCAAGCCCAAGAGCCGCAACGCCGCGACCACCCTGCTGCTGCTCGGCACGATCGCGATCACCATGCTGCTGAGCATCATCGTGCTGGCCCGCAACATGGGCCTGAAGTACGTCGACCCGCACGACATCGACCGGCTGCGCAACGCCGACGGCAGCCACGTCGCGAAGGGCTACGACCAGCACACGGTCATCGCCCAGCTGGCCAAGGCGATCTTCAGCGACTTCCCGCCGGGCTTCTACTTCGTCATCGCGATGACCGGCATCATCCTGGTGCTCGCCGCCAACACCGCGTTCAACGGCTTCCCGGTGCTGGCCTCGATCCTGGCCCGCGACGGCTTCGCCCCGCGGGCGCTCGGCTCGCGCGGCGACCGGCTGGCCTACAGCAACGGCATCGTCTTCCTGGCCGTGATGGCGATCATCCTGATCTTCGCCTTCAACGCCGAGACCACCCGGCTGATCCAGCTCTACATCGTCGGCGTCTTCGTCTCGTTCAACCTCAGCCAGCTCGGGATGATCCGGCACTGGACGCGGAACCTGAAGAGCGAGAAGAACCCCGCGGTGCGCCGGCGGATGTACCGCTCCCGGGCCATCAACGCCTTCGGGCTCGGCATGACCGCCGTGGTCTTCGTGATCGTGCTGGTCACCAAGTTCCTGGCCGGCGCCTGGATCGCGATCGTGGCGATGGTCGTGTTCTTCCTCATCATGCGCGGCATCCGCCGGCACTACGACAACGTCGCCGACGAGCTGGCCGCGGACGAGGAGGACCGCATCATGCCGACGCGGGTGCACTCGATCGTGCTCATCTCCAAGCTCAACAAGCCGGCCCTGCGCGCGCTGGCCTTCGCCAAGGCCACCCGCCCCAACGTCCTGGAGGCGGTCTACGTCTCCATCGACCCCGCCGACACCAACCGGCTGCTGGAGGACTGGGACGAGCGCCGCCTCGAGGTGCCGCTCAAGGTCCTGCACTCGCCGTACCGCGAGCTGGTCCGGCCGATCGTCGAGTACGCCACCGAGATCCGCAAGGCCAACCCGCGCGGCGTGGTCGCGGTCTACATCCCGGAGTACGTCGTCGGCCGCTGGTGGGAGCAGGTGCTGCACAACCAGACCGCGCTGCGGCTCAAGGGCCGACTGCTGTTCACCCCCGGCGTCATGGTCACCTCCGTGCCCTACCAGCTGCGCTCCTCGCAGATCGCGCGCGAGCGCGACCTGCGCGACGAGTTCCGCGTCCGCCCCGGCGACCTGCGCCGCGGCGACGTCGACCGGCGCGACGCGCGCCGGTGA
- a CDS encoding DUF3093 domain-containing protein, with amino-acid sequence MDAGPYDERLGVPLRWWVQGVMLVATLWLALVVAVPGPAAWVCTAIALALLALLLVTYGGARVSVADGWFRAGRARIEAVHLGTATALDPEETRRVAGPEADARAFLLLRPYLKRAVRVEITDPADPTPYWLVSSRHPDELAKAVQGLADSHRP; translated from the coding sequence GTGGACGCGGGCCCGTACGACGAGCGCCTGGGCGTCCCCCTGCGCTGGTGGGTGCAGGGCGTGATGCTGGTCGCCACCCTCTGGCTCGCCCTGGTCGTCGCCGTCCCCGGCCCCGCCGCCTGGGTCTGCACCGCCATCGCCCTGGCCCTGCTCGCGCTGCTGCTCGTCACCTACGGCGGCGCCCGCGTGAGCGTGGCCGACGGCTGGTTCCGCGCCGGCCGCGCCCGCATCGAGGCCGTCCACCTCGGCACCGCCACCGCCCTGGACCCCGAGGAGACCCGCCGCGTCGCCGGCCCCGAGGCCGACGCCCGCGCCTTCCTGCTGCTGCGGCCCTACCTCAAGCGCGCCGTCCGCGTGGAGATCACCGACCCGGCCGACCCCACGCCGTACTGGCTGGTCAGCAGCCGCCACCCCGACGAGCTGGCCAAGGCCGTCCAGGGCCTCGCGGACTCCCACCGGCCCTGA
- a CDS encoding DUF3159 domain-containing protein codes for MTDTSGETTGATTGGTTGDKPPPTVETVEAMVRAQMAASLGGRRGIVEAAIPGVLFTVIWLATKDIRLALVVGGAGVAIALVARLIQRSTPQYVFNAAFSIAIGYLFTRIAANAGGDASDQALAYFLPGILFSLGYTVVFGTSTLFGWPLVGFMLGSVTGDPLAWHEDKQVVKLCSRLTWVLLAPGAIGVLLQGPVWLLGWSGTLDKDTAVVIVGVLRLGLGWALRIASWSLIIWLLARDATPLETRPEPEPEADPA; via the coding sequence ATGACCGACACCTCGGGCGAGACCACGGGCGCGACGACCGGGGGGACGACCGGCGACAAGCCGCCGCCGACCGTCGAGACCGTCGAGGCGATGGTGCGCGCCCAGATGGCCGCCTCCCTGGGCGGGCGCCGCGGCATCGTCGAGGCCGCCATCCCGGGCGTGCTCTTCACCGTCATCTGGCTGGCCACCAAGGACATCCGGCTCGCGCTCGTCGTCGGCGGCGCCGGCGTGGCCATCGCCCTGGTGGCCCGGCTGATCCAGCGCTCGACCCCGCAGTACGTCTTCAACGCGGCCTTCTCGATCGCCATCGGCTACCTCTTCACGCGGATCGCGGCCAACGCCGGCGGGGACGCCTCGGACCAGGCGCTGGCCTACTTCCTGCCCGGCATCCTGTTCAGCCTCGGCTACACCGTGGTGTTCGGGACCTCGACGCTGTTCGGCTGGCCGCTGGTCGGGTTCATGCTCGGCAGCGTCACCGGCGACCCGCTGGCCTGGCACGAGGACAAGCAGGTCGTGAAGCTCTGCAGCCGGCTCACCTGGGTGCTGCTCGCGCCCGGCGCGATCGGCGTGCTGCTCCAGGGGCCGGTCTGGCTGCTCGGCTGGAGCGGCACCCTCGACAAGGACACGGCCGTGGTCATCGTCGGCGTGCTCCGCCTCGGCCTAGGCTGGGCGCTGCGCATCGCGTCGTGGTCGCTCATCATCTGGCTGCTGGCCCGCGACGCCACCCCGCTGGAGACCCGGCCCGAGCCGGAGCCCGAGGCGGACCCTGCCTGA
- a CDS encoding potassium channel family protein, whose amino-acid sequence MHVVIMGCGRVGSTLARSLEDRNHTVSVIDSEPDAFRRLGPGFNGDKVTGYGFDQAVLEKAGIRRADAFAAVSSGDNSNIIAARVARETFGIQQVVARIYDPGRAEVYQRLGITTVATVKWTADQVLRRILPAGAEPDFRDPSGTIRVDQVPVPEQWVGQRTVHFQEQTQSRIAWIDRLGEGILPHRESVIQEGDLLHLVMREENAAHVFKVIDAGPEEH is encoded by the coding sequence GTGCACGTCGTGATCATGGGCTGCGGTCGGGTCGGCTCGACCCTCGCCCGGAGCCTCGAGGACCGCAACCACACGGTGTCGGTCATCGACAGCGAGCCCGACGCCTTCCGGCGGCTGGGGCCGGGCTTCAACGGGGACAAGGTCACGGGCTACGGCTTCGACCAGGCCGTGCTGGAGAAGGCCGGGATCCGCCGCGCCGACGCCTTCGCCGCGGTCTCCAGCGGTGACAACTCCAACATCATCGCCGCGCGCGTCGCCCGCGAGACCTTCGGCATCCAGCAGGTCGTGGCCCGCATCTACGACCCCGGCCGCGCCGAGGTCTACCAGCGACTCGGGATCACGACCGTCGCGACGGTCAAGTGGACCGCCGACCAGGTGCTGCGCCGGATCCTGCCGGCCGGCGCCGAGCCGGACTTCCGCGACCCCTCGGGCACCATCCGGGTCGACCAGGTCCCGGTGCCCGAGCAGTGGGTGGGGCAGCGCACGGTGCACTTCCAGGAGCAGACCCAGAGCCGGATCGCCTGGATCGACCGTCTCGGCGAGGGCATCCTGCCGCACCGCGAGTCGGTCATCCAGGAGGGCGACCTGCTGCACCTGGTGATGCGCGAGGAGAACGCCGCACACGTGTTCAAGGTCATCGACGCAGGGCCGGAGGAGCACTGA
- a CDS encoding DUF4235 domain-containing protein, whose translation MASDSSKVWTVMSLVAGLGAAAVTRKVLDRSWRVAAGKNPPENPADPDVSFPEAVVWASVTGAAIAIARMVAQRRAAHYYARSTGHLPPGLRAGDTR comes from the coding sequence ATGGCTTCGGACAGCTCCAAGGTGTGGACCGTCATGTCCCTCGTGGCGGGCCTCGGCGCAGCCGCGGTGACCCGCAAGGTCCTCGACCGCAGCTGGAGGGTCGCCGCCGGCAAGAACCCACCCGAGAACCCCGCCGACCCCGACGTCTCCTTCCCCGAGGCCGTCGTCTGGGCCAGCGTCACCGGCGCCGCGATCGCCATCGCCCGCATGGTCGCCCAGCGCCGGGCGGCGCACTACTACGCAAGGTCCACCGGCCACCTCCCGCCGGGCCTGCGAGCCGGCGACACTCGGTAG